A genomic region of Rhipicephalus sanguineus isolate Rsan-2018 chromosome 1, BIME_Rsan_1.4, whole genome shotgun sequence contains the following coding sequences:
- the LOC119379604 gene encoding uncharacterized protein LOC119379604 codes for MAGCVCLVVLKDGQRKKVSLPNGAYGELMDALASLTNIHDKTLIQMYDEELDDYVDLEEGSDVPNKAKIKLARKQGLHVDGASPALTFVQSAGGAVEMAEQRYLP; via the exons ATGGCAGGATGCGTTTGCCTCGTCGTGCTGAAGGATGGCCAGCGGAAAAAAGTTTCACTCCCTAACGGTGCCTACGGCGAACTGATGGATGCTCTCGCTTCCTTAACCAACATACATGACAAGACCTTG ATCCAAATGTATGATGAAGAGCTAGACGACTATGTTGATCTTGAGGAAGGAAGTGACGTCCCAAACAAGGCTAAAATAAAATTGGCGCGGAAACAAGGCCTTCATGTTGAT GGTGCCAGCCCTGCATTGACTTTTGTGCAGAGTGCAGGAGGAGCTGTGGAAATGGCCGAGCAGAGGTATT TGCCGTGA